A DNA window from Onthophagus taurus isolate NC chromosome 1, IU_Otau_3.0, whole genome shotgun sequence contains the following coding sequences:
- the LOC111419497 gene encoding 15-hydroxyprostaglandin dehydrogenase [NAD(+)]-like gives MVLTGKVAFITGGASGIGLACAKQFLATNIKGVALVDINDIDGNKVSKELNQIYPNKIIFIKTNVSDKNQVKEAFETAIKEFGNLDIVLNNAGVVNEFEPNKCYDVNIVGVTNCLQLAINDFLPKFKSKHLDGIVINLSSITALNPKSWFMLPTYVASKSAVLGLSMCYSHPYYYEKSGVKVIAICPGLTITALLATSEVTENEDLMKVINNLPTQEADVLGKNLIQIIEKAKNGSIWKMEAGLIEEIDSIKIN, from the exons ATGGTTTTAACTGGCAAGGTTGCTTTTATAACCGGTGGAGCCTCCGGAATTGGTTTAGCTTGTGCTAAACAATTTCTTGCTACCAACATTAAg GGTGTTGCTTTAGTTGATATAAACGATATCGATGGAAATAAAGTATCCAAGGAGTTGAACCAAATTTATcccaacaaaataatttttataaaaactaacGTTTCTGATAAGAACCAGGTTAAAGAGGCCTTTGAAACGGCTATAAAAGAATTTGGAAACTTAGATATCGTCCTGAACAATGCCGGAGTAGTAAATGAGTTTGAACCAAATAAATGTTACGATGTCAATATT GTTGGAGTAACGAATTGTCTCCAATTAGCaattaacgattttcttcCTAAATTTAAATCGAAACATTTAGATggtattgtaataaatttatcatCAATTACAGCTCTTAACCCAAAATCTTGGTTCATGCTCCCTACTTACGTTGCATCAAAATCCGCGGTTTTAGGATTATCCATGTGTTATAGCCACCCGTATTATTACGAAAAAAGCGGAGTGAAAGTTATTGCTATTTGCCCAGGACTTACAATTACTGCTTTACTTGCGACGAGTGAGGTTACCGAAAACGAGGATTTAATGAAAGTGATTAATAACTTGCCCACTCAAGA agCTGATGTTTTGGGAAAGAATTTGATTCAAATCATAGAAAAGGCAAAAAATGGATCGATTTGGAAAATGGAAGCTGGATTAATCGAGGAAAttgattcaataaaaattaattaa